The Deltaproteobacteria bacterium genome has a segment encoding these proteins:
- a CDS encoding UDP-N-acetylmuramoyl-L-alanyl-D-glutamate--2,6-diaminopimelate ligase encodes MQLDQIVDMLEHGAGLYSHSGKVRPGGVFVAMPGSRVDGARFIDEAVARGARVVVHAQGAPARPVEGVCFVAVPNPARTLGVLARTALGTKDRMPRVVGVTGTNGKTTIAYLLEYLLARNGVRAGLMGTIGCSWNGHFEPASMTTPDCLSLHGTIRRMVDDQVECVVMEVSSHALDQDRIAGVPVDVGVFSNLTQDHLDYHRTMDAYFAAKARLFWDLERRCAKGAVNVDDPRGRELLAGRDDLLGYGLDVPAELHGTVLDSGPRGMRLAMRYAGQSWELRTGLVGRHNASNLLACQGAGLLLGLTPEQMLVLADAPGAPGRLERVPNSRQLDIFIDYAHTPDALEKVAAALKAMGFARLITVFGCGGDRDATKRPLMGQAVARHADIAILTSDNPRTEDPESILDQVAPGLTEAPQVLREVDRRKAIGLAIERMHPGDALLIAGKGHEDYQIIGTTKTHFSDFEVVREYLA; translated from the coding sequence CGTGGCCATGCCCGGCTCGCGGGTGGATGGCGCGCGGTTCATCGACGAGGCCGTGGCCAGGGGGGCGCGGGTCGTGGTGCACGCCCAGGGCGCTCCGGCAAGACCCGTGGAAGGGGTCTGCTTCGTCGCGGTGCCCAATCCGGCACGGACCTTGGGGGTTCTGGCCCGGACCGCCCTTGGCACCAAGGATCGCATGCCCCGGGTCGTTGGGGTGACCGGGACCAACGGCAAGACCACCATCGCCTACCTCCTGGAATATCTTTTGGCCCGCAACGGCGTGCGCGCCGGTCTCATGGGGACGATCGGATGCTCCTGGAACGGACATTTCGAGCCGGCGAGCATGACCACTCCGGATTGCCTGAGCCTGCACGGGACAATCCGGCGCATGGTTGATGACCAGGTGGAATGCGTGGTCATGGAAGTTTCTTCCCACGCCCTGGATCAGGATCGCATTGCCGGGGTTCCGGTGGATGTCGGGGTTTTTTCCAACCTGACCCAGGACCATCTCGATTACCATCGGACGATGGACGCGTATTTCGCGGCCAAGGCGCGGCTTTTTTGGGATTTAGAGCGGCGTTGCGCCAAGGGCGCGGTCAACGTGGACGATCCCCGTGGGCGCGAACTTCTGGCGGGTCGCGACGATCTTCTTGGCTATGGTTTGGACGTGCCGGCCGAGCTGCATGGGACAGTGCTCGATTCGGGCCCCCGGGGCATGCGACTGGCCATGCGGTATGCCGGACAATCCTGGGAGCTGCGGACCGGACTGGTGGGCAGGCACAACGCCTCCAACCTGTTGGCCTGCCAGGGAGCCGGTTTGCTGTTGGGGTTGACGCCCGAACAGATGCTGGTCCTGGCCGATGCGCCCGGAGCGCCAGGACGGCTGGAACGGGTTCCGAATTCCAGGCAGCTTGATATTTTCATCGACTACGCGCACACGCCCGATGCCCTGGAAAAGGTTGCGGCGGCCTTGAAAGCCATGGGCTTTGCGCGCCTGATCACGGTTTTTGGTTGTGGCGGGGATCGCGATGCGACCAAACGTCCGCTCATGGGGCAGGCCGTGGCCCGGCATGCGGACATCGCGATCTTGACCTCGGACAATCCCCGCACCGAGGACCCGGAATCGATTCTGGATCAGGTCGCTCCAGGTTTGACCGAGGCGCCCCAGGTCCTGCGCGAGGTGGACCGGCGGAAGGCCATCGGTCTGGCCATCGAGCGCATGCATCCTGGAGATGCCTTGCTCATCGCGGGCAAGGGTCACGAGGATTATCAGATCATCGGCACGACCAAGACGCATTTTTCCGACTTCGAAGTCGTGCGGGAGTATCTGGCGTGA